One Neodiprion pinetum isolate iyNeoPine1 chromosome 1, iyNeoPine1.2, whole genome shotgun sequence genomic window carries:
- the LOC124215971 gene encoding uncharacterized protein, with product MFKLVVLAAVLAVVAAVPGGHTGVPISWGHGPIVAPQVISHAVPVLRAHVVHQPIAPVVHSPPVVTKTVLAGHGYAPVPVWGHH from the coding sequence GTCGTTCTCGCCGCCGTCCTGGCCGTCGTCGCCGCCGTTCCCGGGGGCCATACCGGAGTACCGATCAGCTGGGGCCACGGACCCATCGTCGCCCCCCAGGTGATCAGCCACGCCGTCCCGGTCCTGAGGGCCCACGTCGTCCACCAGCCGATCGCCCCGGTGGTCCACTCCCCGCCCGTCGTCACCAAGACCGTGCTTGCCGGTCACGGATACGCCCCGGTCCCCGTCTGGGGCCACCACTAG